One genomic window of Candidatus Thermoplasmatota archaeon includes the following:
- a CDS encoding CBS domain-containing protein: MRTEVTIRDIMSINPVMISKKASVMDAAREMKGDGVGSIIIVDNGKPVGIVTESDILRKVVAEGKYPSKISVEEIMSCPPVTISPEAKIEEAIKIMGANKIRRLPVVENEKLVGMVTQRDLLQISPMLLDVVRELASITGSGENSYRKRVFLHGKCEGCGMLSDRLVEVDGRLLCESCTESYK; encoded by the coding sequence ATGAGGACGGAGGTAACTATCAGGGACATAATGAGCATCAATCCTGTCATGATAAGCAAGAAAGCGAGCGTCATGGATGCAGCAAGGGAGATGAAAGGGGATGGCGTTGGAAGCATAATAATCGTGGATAATGGGAAACCTGTGGGCATAGTAACGGAAAGTGATATTCTCAGAAAGGTGGTGGCGGAGGGAAAATATCCATCAAAAATATCTGTAGAAGAGATTATGAGTTGTCCCCCTGTAACTATCTCGCCAGAAGCGAAGATAGAGGAAGCAATAAAAATTATGGGCGCAAATAAGATAAGAAGGCTGCCGGTTGTAGAAAATGAAAAACTGGTCGGAATGGTTACACAGAGAGATTTATTGCAAATTTCCCCGATGCTGCTTGACGTGGTGAGGGAGCTTGCATCAATTACCGGGTCAGGGGAAAATTCTTATAGAAAGCGGGTATTCCTACACGGAAAATGTGAGGGATGCGGAATGCTTTCGGACAGACTTGTTGAAGTGGACGGTCGCCTGCTTTGCGAATCCTGCACAGAATCCTATAAATAG
- a CDS encoding C25 family cysteine peptidase — protein sequence MKAIAIFVVLALLFGAASAIEVNEGVNEGKNVSDSFNSIQSKEVFSEPVITDRNGYINLNVEGCSVFLSPGKPVMPVYKKVFAFPIGTKITGIEVIPGGIKEMPVHGKIMPAYEPVPPGMETQPIKKWEDRSVYGKASLYPEKWHEYKTMGGIKDGEHATLLVVSVYPVHYNPLGGMIKYADNVEIKVDYIPPEKPMLDNDVYDLLIVTPAEFSDALQPLVEHKESYGVKTMLVSLDEIYNGNYFTVQGRDDAEKVKYFIKNAIEEWGIDYVLLVGGRKPGVQEEWLMPVRYAWVYWVDEIKYISDLYFADIYDSDGQFSSWDTDENDVFSEWKSFGHLKDEMDLYPDVYLGRWACRSKAEVKIMVDKTIRYESTTASKRIVLAGGDNFEEGVDYEGETVCDKLLDCLPGFEAKKIYASQMDVTSDAMKEGLNEGAAFIHLHGHGSPIYWSTHKPGNIDPPVWEDGLKVYDLPLFFNKEYPIAVIGGCHTAMFNMSMTVHPWTGGIPYPEGLSWWFARKYGGGAIASLGYTAFPVATPGEEGDLDGDGINESDCAESGYGYMQIKLFYAYGIEGLQHLGECWGYTVGNYVEHFNSPPERWHLHTIQAFVLLGDPSLKIEGYP from the coding sequence ATGAAGGCGATAGCAATTTTTGTGGTTTTGGCCCTTCTTTTTGGAGCAGCCAGTGCAATTGAAGTCAACGAAGGAGTGAATGAGGGAAAGAATGTTTCCGACTCTTTCAACTCCATCCAATCAAAAGAGGTTTTTTCAGAGCCTGTTATAACTGACAGGAACGGGTATATCAACTTAAATGTGGAAGGATGCTCTGTTTTCCTTTCCCCGGGGAAGCCCGTCATGCCGGTATATAAAAAAGTCTTTGCATTCCCTATTGGAACAAAGATTACCGGCATTGAAGTAATTCCAGGCGGAATAAAAGAAATGCCCGTTCACGGCAAGATAATGCCCGCTTATGAGCCCGTTCCACCAGGTATGGAAACACAGCCAATAAAAAAGTGGGAAGACAGAAGCGTATATGGGAAAGCGTCTTTATATCCCGAAAAATGGCATGAATACAAAACGATGGGTGGGATTAAGGACGGAGAACATGCCACATTATTGGTTGTTTCTGTATATCCCGTGCATTATAATCCTTTGGGGGGCATGATAAAATACGCCGATAACGTTGAGATAAAAGTGGATTACATTCCTCCTGAAAAGCCAATGCTTGACAATGATGTTTATGACTTGCTCATTGTAACGCCAGCGGAATTCAGCGATGCTCTGCAGCCGCTGGTAGAGCATAAGGAAAGCTATGGTGTAAAAACGATGCTCGTTTCACTTGATGAAATCTATAACGGCAATTATTTCACCGTTCAGGGCAGGGATGATGCAGAGAAGGTAAAATATTTCATTAAAAATGCAATAGAAGAATGGGGTATAGACTACGTGCTTCTTGTAGGAGGGAGAAAGCCAGGTGTGCAAGAAGAATGGCTTATGCCGGTGAGATACGCATGGGTGTACTGGGTTGACGAAATTAAATACATAAGCGACCTTTATTTTGCAGATATTTATGATTCCGACGGGCAATTCTCTTCATGGGATACCGATGAAAATGATGTGTTCAGTGAATGGAAGAGTTTCGGCCACCTAAAGGATGAGATGGATCTGTATCCTGATGTTTATCTCGGCAGGTGGGCATGCAGAAGTAAGGCAGAGGTCAAAATAATGGTGGACAAGACGATAAGATATGAGAGCACAACGGCGAGTAAAAGAATCGTTCTTGCCGGTGGAGACAATTTTGAGGAAGGAGTGGATTATGAAGGAGAAACTGTTTGTGACAAATTATTGGATTGTCTGCCGGGATTTGAAGCAAAAAAAATATATGCCAGCCAGATGGATGTCACCTCAGATGCAATGAAAGAGGGGCTGAACGAAGGAGCTGCATTTATACATTTACACGGACATGGGAGTCCTATTTACTGGAGTACACACAAGCCGGGGAATATTGACCCACCGGTATGGGAAGACGGCTTAAAAGTATACGATCTTCCATTATTTTTCAATAAGGAATACCCGATTGCTGTGATTGGGGGCTGTCATACGGCAATGTTTAACATGAGCATGACTGTTCATCCGTGGACAGGTGGCATACCTTATCCCGAAGGGTTGAGCTGGTGGTTTGCCCGAAAATACGGAGGAGGGGCGATAGCATCTTTAGGATATACTGCATTTCCCGTTGCCACTCCGGGTGAAGAAGGCGATCTTGATGGAGACGGGATAAATGAATCGGACTGTGCAGAATCTGGCTACGGCTACATGCAGATAAAGCTCTTTTATGCATATGGTATAGAGGGATTGCAACATCTCGGGGAATGCTGGGGGTATACGGTGGGCAACTATGTTGAACATTTTAATAGCCCACCTGAGAGATGGCACCTTCATACCATACAGGCATTTGTGTTGCTCGGAGACCCGAGTTTAAAGATAGAGGGCTATCCATAA
- a CDS encoding MBL fold metallo-hydrolase, protein MDIEFLGGGDEVGRLGIFARINGNSMLFDYGLTPGEPPEYPKQSPPIDFVFLSHAHLDHSGMIPWLSGRYDVPIFSTVITQEISKLLFKDTLKISEANGYPFPYGKRDINQAIKNFFTIEPLRSENIGGIEVKFHSSGHIPGSIMFEVKNTDTLFVCDINTIDTKLLRGAKPVRCKTLFLEGTYSGKDHPNREQLEKEFLDKVDEVVGRGGKVIVPAFAVGRTQEMAMILEGHGYDVWLDGMGNKVTDILLSYPEYIRSRKDLKKAMNSLRVVYSNMGRTLAMEGDVILTTSGMMNGGPVLGYVDKIRDDRKSAIILTGYQVEGTNGRRLLEKGGIKMYGINRKINCDIEFFDFSAHAGHSQLVKFAKKCSPDDVIIFHSDDPSALAEEIKGFANVSTPRNEEKLKI, encoded by the coding sequence ATGGACATAGAATTTCTGGGCGGCGGAGATGAGGTCGGCAGGTTGGGCATATTTGCCAGGATTAATGGCAATTCCATGCTATTTGACTACGGGCTTACGCCAGGGGAACCTCCTGAATACCCCAAACAATCACCCCCAATAGATTTTGTATTTTTATCCCATGCCCATCTTGATCATTCCGGCATGATTCCCTGGCTCTCAGGACGATATGACGTGCCCATCTTTTCTACGGTTATTACCCAGGAAATATCCAAACTCCTGTTTAAGGACACTTTAAAGATATCTGAAGCAAACGGTTATCCCTTTCCGTATGGCAAGAGGGATATCAACCAGGCCATAAAAAATTTCTTTACCATAGAGCCGTTGCGGTCTGAGAATATAGGCGGCATTGAGGTCAAATTCCATTCATCAGGGCACATACCCGGCTCAATCATGTTTGAGGTAAAGAATACGGATACGCTCTTTGTATGCGATATTAACACAATAGATACAAAACTTCTTAGGGGAGCAAAACCGGTTAGATGCAAAACGCTTTTTCTGGAAGGAACATATTCTGGAAAGGACCATCCCAATAGGGAACAACTGGAAAAGGAATTTTTGGATAAAGTTGATGAGGTTGTTGGAAGAGGCGGTAAGGTTATTGTACCCGCATTTGCAGTTGGGAGAACTCAGGAAATGGCAATGATTTTAGAGGGGCATGGATATGACGTCTGGCTCGATGGGATGGGAAATAAAGTAACCGATATCCTGTTAAGTTACCCGGAATATATACGGTCACGAAAAGACTTAAAAAAAGCTATGAACAGTTTGAGGGTGGTTTATTCAAATATGGGAAGAACGCTTGCCATGGAAGGTGATGTGATACTTACAACAAGCGGGATGATGAATGGCGGCCCGGTGCTTGGTTATGTTGATAAAATACGGGATGATAGAAAATCAGCGATTATTCTTACAGGTTATCAGGTGGAAGGCACAAACGGCAGGAGATTGCTTGAAAAAGGAGGGATAAAAATGTACGGCATAAATAGGAAAATCAACTGCGATATAGAATTCTTTGATTTTTCGGCTCATGCCGGTCATTCCCAACTCGTTAAGTTCGCAAAAAAATGTTCTCCCGATGACGTCATCATTTTTCATTCCGATGATCCGTCAGCACTAGCAGAGGAAATAAAGGGTTTTGCAAATGTGTCCACACCAAGAAATGAAGAAAAATTAAAAATATAG
- a CDS encoding CBS domain-containing protein has product MKIKEIMTKEFICVNKNEDLKHVMDLMKKHNISKIPVMDGEKLVGIVTDNKIADKLGSLRSRGIPPSRMHASSVMDKKFEAIYPEMDVKEILATVGKPGLTMLPVVENGLLVGVVTKADLLPFVKGNEKVKEIMSTDVYSVKPDDRVIHARRILFNNDIARLPVVDDGKVVGILSDEEIAFALSELKKVHSLGHQNHRIRKIIVRDVMKTPAIIVNEDITVEEAAAIMMKNEIGCVPIVGDDEKIKGIVTRTDLVRLLTDKL; this is encoded by the coding sequence ATGAAAATAAAGGAAATAATGACAAAGGAATTTATATGCGTTAATAAAAATGAAGATTTGAAACATGTGATGGATTTGATGAAAAAGCACAATATTAGCAAAATACCGGTTATGGATGGCGAAAAGTTAGTAGGGATAGTAACAGATAATAAAATAGCAGACAAATTGGGCAGTCTGAGGAGCAGGGGTATACCGCCGTCAAGAATGCATGCCTCTAGTGTTATGGACAAAAAATTCGAGGCAATTTATCCTGAAATGGACGTAAAAGAGATATTGGCGACGGTAGGAAAACCCGGGCTGACGATGCTGCCGGTAGTTGAAAATGGGTTGCTGGTAGGGGTCGTAACAAAGGCGGATTTGCTCCCTTTCGTTAAAGGAAACGAAAAAGTGAAAGAAATAATGAGCACCGATGTCTATTCCGTAAAGCCGGATGACCGTGTTATCCATGCAAGACGCATATTATTCAATAACGATATAGCAAGACTACCCGTTGTTGATGATGGGAAGGTCGTGGGAATACTGTCGGATGAAGAGATTGCATTTGCCCTTTCAGAACTCAAAAAGGTTCATTCTCTCGGTCATCAAAATCATCGTATAAGAAAAATTATTGTAAGGGACGTAATGAAGACACCGGCGATAATTGTAAATGAGGATATAACCGTAGAGGAAGCTGCGGCAATAATGATGAAAAATGAAATCGGGTGCGTTCCAATAGTTGGCGATGACGAAAAAATAAAGGGCATTGTAACAAGGACAGACCTTGTTAGACTGCTTACAGACAAACTATAG
- a CDS encoding Holliday junction resolvase has product MSDYERELREILSGNKAIIGKVTKSCSSEERQKYFKITENPFVVVRAAGSLGIADIVALRGEISFLVEIKTRKEKSILFSHEGGRMQRKAEEMLEKCEKAKVLPLFAFRIKNYHGDSWRIYSLELEGLEGKSKILYARIPKIRKTASNNYLLKWDEGMKLSDFIDYTTTLIK; this is encoded by the coding sequence ATGAGCGACTACGAGCGTGAGTTGAGGGAAATACTTTCTGGAAATAAAGCTATTATAGGGAAAGTAACGAAAAGTTGCAGCAGTGAAGAAAGGCAGAAATATTTTAAAATCACAGAAAATCCTTTCGTTGTAGTAAGGGCTGCAGGCTCTCTCGGCATTGCCGATATTGTTGCATTGAGGGGCGAAATATCATTCTTAGTCGAAATAAAGACGAGGAAGGAAAAAAGTATACTTTTCAGTCATGAGGGAGGGAGAATGCAGCGCAAGGCTGAAGAAATGCTTGAAAAATGCGAAAAAGCGAAAGTACTCCCTCTTTTTGCATTCAGGATAAAGAATTACCACGGCGATTCATGGAGAATTTATTCTTTGGAACTGGAAGGTCTTGAGGGAAAGTCAAAGATTTTGTATGCAAGAATCCCAAAAATAAGAAAGACAGCAAGCAACAACTATCTCCTGAAATGGGATGAAGGCATGAAACTATCTGACTTTATAGATTACACGACAACACTGATAAAATAA